Within the Sphingobium baderi genome, the region CGGAAACGCGACGCGACATTTTGAACCGGGTGGAGGCGGACCTGGAATATCTGCACGGGTGGAGCCTGACGCGGGACGTCGCCATCCTGATCGGCACGGCCAATGTGCTGATCCACCGCAACGCTTATTGAGCGGGCGGCGGGAGCATCCCGCCATTTTGCGGTGAGCCGAGGGGATCTTTCCGCCCGGATCAACCATTTGTGAACCAAGAGAGCCGATAAGCTGCGCCAGGATGAGCGCGAGGATCAGGCCGTGGTTGACGAAGCAGTTCAGTTCAAAATCAAGAGCGAGTCACAGAAGGGATCGCGGTTTGATTATCGGCCGATGGGTCGGGCCGGGGCGGCGGGGTTTGCCGAGCGGGCGGAGGAGTCGATCCAGCTGTTGTCGCGCTGGGCGGGAATCATCGCCTTTGCGGGCGCTTTGGCCACCATTTCCTATTTCCTGTTCCGGGGCTGACGACGCCCTTTTCCTTGCTGCCAGATGAACAGCGTAAGCGCCCGGCAGCAGGGCTGCACGGGCCATGAAGCGAGCCGTTGCTTTGCTGCGACCAGCCGCATTGCGGCCCCTATATTTCCTCTGAAATCGGACTAGCATGACCTTCGTTGCTGCAATGCAATAAGGGTCATAGCATTTGAAAATAACCAACCGCCTGCATTTGCAGGAGCGCCCCTGTGCGCCCGCAATAAATGAAACCAACTGGCAGCGCGCCGCCATCGCGGTGGCGCTGGGCAGCGTCATGATGGCGGGCGCACCGCTGTCGGCGCGTGCCCAGGGAAACGACAACGGCAATAGCGAGAAACCGGACAAGCTGGGACTTCAGATCGAAACCGGCCTCGACCTGCTGTATGACGACAATGTCTTCAGGGTCGACGACCGGGTCGAAAAGCCGACCGACGACATCATCGTCACGCCATCGGTCCAGCTGACCTATGCCCATCCCGTCGGCCGCCATGACGTGCTGGTGCGCGCCAAAGCCGGCTACGACTGGTTCGTGTCGCACAATGAGCGAAGCAAGCTGCGCCTGGACGGCGAGGCAAGGGCGAATATCCGTTTCGGCGCGACCTGCGTGCTGACGCCCAGCGCCACCTACCGCCAGCAGCGCGCCGATTATGGCGACATCAACCAGAATACGGAAAATCTGCAACGCTTCACGACGCTGGGGGCAGACCTGTCATGCGAACGGCCCGGCCTGTTCCCGGTCGCGGGCTATGAACATGCCATGACGCGCAACGCCAACCGGTTCGATTATGCCGACCAGACCAGCGACAGCTTCTATGCAGGCGTGGGCTATAACAAACCCAGCCTGGGCACGATCACGGCCACTTATGAACATACGTCCAGCGACCGCGACAATCTGGGCATCACCAACCGGATCGACGCCTATGCGCTGCGGTTCCAGCGGTCGGTGTCGCCGCTGACCCAGATCGACGCGCAGGTCGCCTGGCTGGACGTGAAGGGCGGGTCCGATGTCGTGGGCGATTATGATGGCCTGGGATGGGACGTGAAGCTGACCAGCGCCTTCGTTCCCCGCCTGAAACTGGCGGTTTCGACCAAGCGCGACATCGTGAACGACAGCCTGATCGCCAGCGGCTTCGCGATCCGGTCGAACTATCGGGTCGAAGGCTATTATGCGCTGAGCGAACTGACCTCCATCGGCCTTTATGCCGATTGGGAAAGACGCAAGTTCCGCCAGGATGCGGCGTTGCGCCCGTTCAACATCACCGCCGACAAAAATCGCCGTTTCGGCGCGACGGTCAAGCGCAAGCTGACCGACAGGGCCGATCTGGCGCTCGACGCGCAGCATTACAGGCGGCGCACCGACACAAGTTCGTCAAACTATAGCGGCACGCAAGTGACGTTATCCGCCCTTCTGCGATTCTAGCCATGAACATGGGAGCGACAGCTGTGAAAACAGGAACACTCCTCCGGTCTCTTACCATCCTGCTGACGGCGGCGGCGCCCGCCGTGGCGACGGCCCAGACCGGACCGGCCACGCCTGCCCAGGCGGTGGCCCCTTCCCCCTCGCCCGCCAATGCCGGATACCGGCTGGGCGCGGACGATGAGGTGAAGATCTCGATCTTCGGCCAGCCCGACCTGTCCACCACCAGCCGGATCAAGGCGGACGGGTCGCTGACACTCGCCCTGATCGGCCCGGTCGCGGCGCAGGGCAAGACGACATCGGAACTGGGACAGGCCATAGCATCGGCCTATGCCAGCGGCGGTTTCCTCACCAATCCATCGGTAAGCGTGGAGGTCAGTCAATATGTGAGCCGCTTCGTCACTGTGCTGGGCAATGTGCCGCAGGCGGGCAACTATCCGCTCGACCGCAATTATTCGGTCGCGTCCATGCTGGCGAAGGCGGGCGGTTCGACCACATCGGGCGCGAACGCCGTGATCCTGACCCCGGCGGACGGCAGCGGGCCGGTCCGCATATCGCTGGCCGACATGAGCGCGGGCGCGGGCCGCACGCTGCAACCGGGCGACATCCTGTTCGTGCCGCCGGCCGAGAAGGTCTATGTCTATGGCCAGGTGCAGCAGCCGGGCGCCTTCTCCTACGCGCCGGGCCAGACATTCCGGCAGGCGCTGGCGCTGGCCGGAGGGCCGACGCTGGCCGGTTCCACCAAGCGCATCAAGGTCAAGCGCGACGGCAAGGAGGTCGAGGCCAATCTCGACGATCCGGTGAAACCCGAAGACGTCCTCATCATCAGGGAGAAGCTGTTTTGACGGCGATCGACCATGATTTCACGCAACCGCAGCGTTCCCAGGGCGGGGCGCTGGACTGGTTGAAAGCCTTGCCGCGCAAGCTGGCCGGGGTGGACAAAGGCGGCCAGCGGGTCATCCCCGCATCCCCGCCAATCTCCGCCGCCCCCTTGCTGCTGGAAGAACTGGCTCCGCCCGGCTTCGGCCGATCTTCCGGGGACGGGCCGGAGGCGGACGGGCGCCCGCTTTCCATGGGCGCGATGGCGCAACCCATCAAGCCGATCAGCCTGCGACGGGATTCCATCTATGCCGCCTTCAACACGGCCATGCCGGTGACGGACCGCCACGGCCTGACCGGGCGCAATGCGGAGCTGGAAAAGCTGGTCGAAGCCATCGTCGTCCAGCGCAAGCACGCCGTCATCTTCGGCACGCGGGGATCGGGCAAGACCTCGCTCGCGCGCGTATTCGGCGATCTGGCGGACGAAGCGGGCTGCGTCGCGCTTTACGGGTCGGCGAATGGGGAAACGGATTTCGAGGCGCTGTTCCGATCCTTCCTGCCCGAATTGCCGATGAGCGCGGCGGGCAAGGAAAAGGCGAAGGCGCTGCTGTCCGGCCCGTTCGACGTGCCGCGCCTCGCCAGCGTGCTGGTGGAGGATGTGCGGCAACGCTCCATCCTCATCATCGACGAATATGACCGGGTGCATTCCGAAACCGCGCGGCAGGATGTGGCCGCGCTGATGAAGCTGCTGACCGACCTTCATTCGCCGGTGCAACTGGTGCTGGTCGGCATTGCGGGCGACATTGACGGCCTGATCGCGGCGCACCCTTCGCTGCGGCGGCATATCGCGCCGCAGCGGGTCAGCCCCATCCCCACCCCCGACCTGGCCCGGTTGCTGCTGAGCTGTTCGGAGCGGGCGAACCTGACCATGGACCTTGAGGCGCTGGACATGCTGGCGAATGCGGCGATGGGGTCGCCCTATCATGCGCGGTTGTTCGGGATGCAGGCGGCGTTGATCCCCGAAGCGGCGGGGCGCACCCGCATCACCCCCGCCGATGTGGAAGCGGGCCTAGCCGTCGCGCTGGAGGACTGGGCGGAAATGAGCGCGGTGGCGCACGCCCATCTGGCTCGCGCACTGCGCGACGCGCCGCATAACCGCCGCATGATCGCGCTGGCGGGCGTGGTGGCTTCGCAAGTCTATGCGATCTCGCAGGAGCGGCTGGTGGAGGCCGGGGCGGAACTGTTCGGGCCTTCCGACCGGCTGCATGGCGAAGCGGCCGATGCGCTGGCGCGGCTGGCCCCGGCGCTGGTGCCGACATCGGCCGGGGAATTGTGGATGTTCGAAGACACGCTGGCGCCGCAATTCCTGCTGCTGATGGCGAAGCGGCCCGGGAACGGCACGGCCGCACCCAGCCGCACCGAAGAGATGCGCGCCATGCTGAAAGGAGTGGACGGGCTATGATCCTCAATCCGATCGACCTGCTGAGCGCGCTCAGGGCGCGCTGGCGTTCGGCCGCTCTGGTGGGCGGCATATTGTTCCTGATGATCGCCATCGCCGCGTTCCTGCAGCCGCGGCAATATATGGGCACGTCATCGCTGATGCTCGACCTGTCGCAGACCGATCCGACCGAGGACGGCAATAATCAGGTGCGGGTCGACACCGAAAGCATCGTGGGCACGCAGACCGACATCATCCGCAGCGCGAAGGTCGTCAATGCCGTCGCGAAGGAAGCCGGATTCGTCGATGCGCTGCCCGCCGAGTTGCCTGCCGCCCAGCGGATACAGGCTGCGGCGGCGCGGGTGCGCGCGGGCCTCATCATCACCACCGGTCGGCAGAGCAATGTGATGCAGTTGCAGTTCCTCGACCCCGATCCCGAAGTCGCGGCGAAGGTCGCGAACCTTGCCGCGAAGATCTATATGCGCGAGCAGGTGGAACTGCGCGCGTCCCCCGCGCGCGGATCGGCGAAATGGTTCAACGAACAGACCGCCGATGTGCGACGCCGCTATGAACTGGCGCAAAAGCGGCTGTCCGATTTCCAGCGCGCGCACGACATCATCGGCATCAACCGCATGGACCTTGAGGCCGAGAAGCTCAAGAACATGTCCTATCAACTGACGCAGGCGCAGGCGGAAGCCGCCGCCGCCCGGTCCAAGACAGGCGCGGGGTCGGTGTCCGACATCGAAGGATCGCTGATCGTCCAGAACCTGCAGGAACAGGTCGCGACGCAGGCCGGGCAGGTTTCGGAACTCGCCAAGACGCTTGGCCCCAATCACCCCAGCATGGTGGCTGCGAATGCGCGGCTGCGGGAATTGCAGTCCAAGCTGGCGTCGGCGCGCGGCAGCCAGTCGGCGGCGGTCAACGCCAACAGCGTGGCGGCCGGGCGGCGCGAAGGGACGCTGCGCTCCAGCATGTCCGAACAGGAGGATCGCATGATCCGCATGTCCGACGTGCAGGACCAGCTGATGGTGCTCCAGCGCGACGTGGACGCGGCGCGGCAGACCTATGACACGGTGCGCCAGCGGTTCAACGAGGCGGAGCTGAAGAGTCAGATCTCACAGCCCAACGCCAGCCTGCTGGACGAAGCGACCGTGCCGCTGCTGCCGGCCAAGCCCAATATCCTGCTGTGGCTGGTGGGCGGCATCGCGCTGGGCCTGGTCGGCGGGGTCGCCTTCGTGATCCTGGGCGAGATCGTGACGCCGCGCGTGCGCTCCGCTTCGGGCGTGGCG harbors:
- a CDS encoding polysaccharide biosynthesis/export family protein, producing the protein MKTGTLLRSLTILLTAAAPAVATAQTGPATPAQAVAPSPSPANAGYRLGADDEVKISIFGQPDLSTTSRIKADGSLTLALIGPVAAQGKTTSELGQAIASAYASGGFLTNPSVSVEVSQYVSRFVTVLGNVPQAGNYPLDRNYSVASMLAKAGGSTTSGANAVILTPADGSGPVRISLADMSAGAGRTLQPGDILFVPPAEKVYVYGQVQQPGAFSYAPGQTFRQALALAGGPTLAGSTKRIKVKRDGKEVEANLDDPVKPEDVLIIREKLF
- a CDS encoding AAA family ATPase, producing MTAIDHDFTQPQRSQGGALDWLKALPRKLAGVDKGGQRVIPASPPISAAPLLLEELAPPGFGRSSGDGPEADGRPLSMGAMAQPIKPISLRRDSIYAAFNTAMPVTDRHGLTGRNAELEKLVEAIVVQRKHAVIFGTRGSGKTSLARVFGDLADEAGCVALYGSANGETDFEALFRSFLPELPMSAAGKEKAKALLSGPFDVPRLASVLVEDVRQRSILIIDEYDRVHSETARQDVAALMKLLTDLHSPVQLVLVGIAGDIDGLIAAHPSLRRHIAPQRVSPIPTPDLARLLLSCSERANLTMDLEALDMLANAAMGSPYHARLFGMQAALIPEAAGRTRITPADVEAGLAVALEDWAEMSAVAHAHLARALRDAPHNRRMIALAGVVASQVYAISQERLVEAGAELFGPSDRLHGEAADALARLAPALVPTSAGELWMFEDTLAPQFLLLMAKRPGNGTAAPSRTEEMRAMLKGVDGL
- a CDS encoding GumC family protein codes for the protein MILNPIDLLSALRARWRSAALVGGILFLMIAIAAFLQPRQYMGTSSLMLDLSQTDPTEDGNNQVRVDTESIVGTQTDIIRSAKVVNAVAKEAGFVDALPAELPAAQRIQAAAARVRAGLIITTGRQSNVMQLQFLDPDPEVAAKVANLAAKIYMREQVELRASPARGSAKWFNEQTADVRRRYELAQKRLSDFQRAHDIIGINRMDLEAEKLKNMSYQLTQAQAEAAAARSKTGAGSVSDIEGSLIVQNLQEQVATQAGQVSELAKTLGPNHPSMVAANARLRELQSKLASARGSQSAAVNANSVAAGRREGTLRSSMSEQEDRMIRMSDVQDQLMVLQRDVDAARQTYDTVRQRFNEAELKSQISQPNASLLDEATVPLLPAKPNILLWLVGGIALGLVGGVAFVILGEIVTPRVRSASGVARATDVDVITELRPVPARTHWFHKQQEAA